cttcaactgcaaaccaatgcgcttgaaggtagttctggcaccaatatacagtgtctactcccttccacgatgccagaaattaattgtcaattcccgtaatcattgatatcacatctgaatcccacaaaaaccttttcttatccgcttccttggcattctgatatgcatcataacgggccggtaccacttgtgagaacataatattcatcacaacaCCATCTTGCCGATACGCCCCGGGATAGAACTATCGACGCCTACGTAGCATATGCatggccgcatcaatatgctgcaaaaatgaTTGGAAAGTAATTAATCAGCCTATCGAAACCCCTATTGAACCCACTGCTTATACCagataacaaatattaataaatttaataaaattacttaccccatcatcgaTCCAAAACTGTGGTGTCTTCATCGTCAGAAACCAACTCGGACCATACACACGAGATTGGACATCCCTCTTCGTCTTGTTCGGAATatctccaagcaaccacttgccGACCGTTCTGTACTGTGTAGCAAGTGGCTTCTTTAGAGGGTCGAGGACTAATGGCACGTCATCAATCGCATCCAAACGAGCTTTCTTTCTGGTTGGGTCggtgtagtcttcaaatttcttaggtttgcatcttttcctcttggccaattgaaactctacaccagcaacatccccaggttctataatagcaacacctGGGGTCTCAGGATTTGCTGTGAGTACTATCGAGGGAGGAGTGCCTATGTCATGTGAGACAAAATCATCTGGGAGGTCACGTGAGTCGGAATCAGAATCAGAATCATTTGGAAGATCTTGT
This genomic interval from Humulus lupulus chromosome 8, drHumLupu1.1, whole genome shotgun sequence contains the following:
- the LOC133797141 gene encoding uncharacterized protein LOC133797141, translating into MDAVNKILTFVQDLPNDSDSDSDSRDLPDDFVSHDIGTPPSIVLTANPETPGVAIIEPGDVAGVEFQLAKRKRCKPKKFEDYTDPTRKKARLDAIDDVPLVLDPLKKPLATQYRTVGKWLLGDIPNKTKRDVQSRVYGPSWFLTMKTPQFWIDDGHIDAAMHMLRRRR